A region from the Thermanaeromonas toyohensis ToBE genome encodes:
- the fdrA gene encoding acyl-CoA synthetase FdrA, producing MFKRITVRHNSYYDSVTLMSLTQEIQRLPGIREALVGMATDLNKESLKGMGFYTPEVEKAAATDLLIALGAESEEALYEAEELIEEKLAPRVQSRAAGQEEIYNSLEEAVLEGAGIAAISVPGAYAAREARKALEHGLHVFLFSDNVSLEEEVMLKKLAQEKGLLVMGPDCGTAVVGGLGLGFANKVRPGHIGIVAASGTGLQQVLAVIDRLGEGITHAIGTGGRDLRQEVGGITTLLALEMLEQDENTKVKVVISKPPAPEVREKVVRALEEGSKPAVVCFMGEMGGEDRGKVKFARSLEEAAVLACSMVSGKERSLYYQEKDIEELARDLTGGRPVRGYLRGLYCGGTLCDETLTFLAHKGIPVYSNVAWEPELLLKSPEESRAHSCLDLGDDYFTRGRPHPMLEPGLRVPRYLKEAQDEEVAILLFDVVLGFGCHPDPAGVTAEAVREATRIARQSGRQLIQIAVLVGTEGDPQGLREQEKILREAGATVLYSNYAAAQLVARLIQGSLSS from the coding sequence GTGTTTAAACGGATAACGGTGCGCCATAACAGCTATTACGATTCCGTAACCTTGATGAGCCTGACCCAGGAGATACAGAGATTGCCCGGTATTCGGGAAGCCCTGGTGGGCATGGCTACAGATCTTAATAAAGAGAGTTTAAAAGGGATGGGATTTTATACCCCAGAGGTAGAGAAGGCTGCGGCTACAGACCTTCTTATCGCCCTAGGGGCAGAAAGCGAAGAAGCCTTATATGAAGCGGAAGAATTGATTGAGGAGAAGTTGGCCCCCAGGGTTCAGTCCCGGGCTGCTGGACAGGAGGAGATATATAATTCCCTGGAGGAAGCCGTACTGGAAGGGGCGGGCATAGCAGCCATTTCTGTTCCCGGAGCCTATGCAGCGCGCGAGGCGAGAAAGGCACTGGAGCATGGGCTTCACGTGTTCCTGTTTAGCGACAACGTTTCCTTGGAAGAGGAGGTAATGTTAAAGAAGTTAGCGCAGGAAAAAGGGCTTCTCGTTATGGGACCTGACTGCGGGACAGCAGTTGTAGGAGGGCTAGGCCTAGGATTTGCTAATAAAGTAAGACCCGGTCACATAGGGATCGTGGCTGCCTCGGGAACAGGGCTCCAGCAAGTTTTAGCAGTAATAGATCGGCTGGGCGAAGGGATTACCCATGCCATAGGCACTGGTGGCCGCGATCTCCGGCAGGAAGTGGGCGGTATAACAACTTTACTCGCCCTGGAAATGCTAGAGCAGGATGAGAATACTAAGGTTAAAGTAGTTATCTCTAAGCCACCAGCGCCTGAGGTGCGGGAGAAGGTGGTCCGAGCCCTGGAGGAAGGTAGTAAGCCTGCGGTTGTATGCTTTATGGGCGAGATGGGGGGCGAGGATAGAGGTAAAGTTAAGTTTGCCAGGAGCCTAGAGGAGGCTGCAGTCCTGGCCTGCTCTATGGTTTCCGGGAAGGAAAGAAGTTTATATTACCAAGAAAAAGATATTGAGGAACTAGCGCGGGACCTTACCGGTGGCCGACCAGTACGGGGGTATCTGCGGGGCCTGTACTGCGGGGGTACTTTATGTGATGAGACCCTTACTTTTTTAGCTCATAAAGGGATCCCGGTCTACTCTAATGTAGCTTGGGAGCCAGAACTTCTGCTTAAAAGTCCGGAAGAAAGCCGAGCCCATTCCTGCCTGGATTTGGGAGATGATTATTTTACCCGCGGCAGACCCCATCCTATGCTGGAGCCTGGTCTAAGGGTGCCCCGTTACCTTAAGGAGGCCCAGGACGAGGAAGTAGCTATACTCCTATTCGATGTAGTTTTGGGCTTTGGGTGTCATCCTGACCCAGCAGGAGTAACCGCAGAGGCTGTACGGGAGGCCACGAGAATAGCCAGGCAATCGGGACGGCAACTTATCCAGATAGCTGTCCTGGTAGGTACGGAAGGAGATCCGCAAGGTTTGCGGGAGCAGGAAAAAATATTGCGCGAAGCAGGCGCTACTGTGCTTTATTCTAATTATGCTGCAGCCCAATTAGTAGCAAGACTTATCCAGGGCTCCTTGTCGAGCTAA
- a CDS encoding DUF169 domain-containing protein yields the protein MPDVDKKLLTQRLVELLRLDTNPVGVKLYRSREELPRRPLNWKVNICQLVCQARYQGKFNSGTPDLMVCAIGAACTGLIKTPERFTNGKAAVGRYVADEAAGRKFMANTYKLGDKGKQYDAIYIGPLAGFKDLDPDVVVIYANPAQVMRLIHGCVFETGECVKADTVAEAALCSSIGFALGEERPIIGFPCAGDRTFGGTQKDELVFAFPYNFFQTLVENLESLQMAGGQVYPVGPFMAWTPTMVPAYTIQPEDLEQI from the coding sequence ATGCCCGATGTTGACAAGAAGCTTTTAACCCAACGGTTAGTGGAGCTTTTACGGCTAGATACTAACCCTGTAGGAGTTAAGCTTTACCGCTCGAGGGAGGAACTGCCCCGGCGGCCTCTTAACTGGAAGGTGAATATCTGCCAGCTGGTCTGCCAGGCTCGTTACCAGGGAAAGTTTAATTCTGGGACGCCGGATTTGATGGTGTGCGCTATTGGTGCTGCCTGCACGGGGCTTATCAAAACACCGGAAAGATTCACTAATGGAAAGGCAGCGGTGGGCCGGTATGTGGCTGACGAGGCTGCGGGCCGTAAATTTATGGCTAATACTTATAAGTTAGGTGATAAGGGCAAGCAATATGACGCTATTTATATAGGGCCCTTGGCCGGGTTTAAGGATCTGGACCCGGACGTAGTGGTGATCTACGCCAATCCAGCCCAGGTGATGCGCCTGATACATGGTTGTGTTTTTGAGACTGGCGAGTGCGTTAAGGCAGATACAGTTGCGGAAGCAGCCCTGTGTTCTTCTATAGGATTTGCCCTAGGAGAAGAGCGGCCCATCATTGGGTTCCCCTGTGCTGGGGACCGTACCTTCGGTGGCACGCAAAAGGATGAATTGGTCTTTGCTTTCCCGTATAACTTTTTCCAGACCTTGGTTGAAAATCTAGAGAGTCTCCAAATGGCAGGAGGACAAGTTTACCCAGTGGGCCCCTTCATGGCTTGGACACCTACTATGGTTCCCGCTTATACTATACAACCTGAGGACCTTGAGCAAATTTAG
- a CDS encoding PucR family transcriptional regulator, with translation MFHEVGITVEEILSLAEFKNVKVVGGRQGLGRVVTNVNVMEVPDILDWIREGDLLLTTGYAIRDDLKAQRELVPKLAAKGLAALAFKPKRYIDTVPSYMVEAANSCGLPLLELPYEVSFSDLMSAVLAQIVNRQARFLRRSMGVHRQFANLILEGGSLKQMGNALAKLLKAVVLVEDTLNLRRELAGLNWAKGTETLALALLERPTELSVTETLRDKIEGPVMTFQRERVEAEGYQAELIRIPLVVGNEHYGCIKALKFDDSFSFLDLLNLERVCFFIALDVIRCHGIAQVEQKYKTEFLDQLLMSENISDEATFIARGRTFGWDLTLEYIVLLLNVLPVKKMKDLTQNERISQLVKSQAITLIDDFCRRNSLKHILTSHSSGILLGLHPQGAGQGESISWTQEMVKKLRQNLSRWSVTIGIGRPGKGIAGLKRSYYEARIALELGQIIFGPGQDIYYDNLGIYGLLLGQAGPEEQKRFALRIMGPLYEYDTFKGGELLKTLEVYIQTNCNIKRTAELLFTHYNTVLYRLTKIKQITGFDPDDPEQRLTLQAALRLFKIFNK, from the coding sequence ATGTTCCACGAAGTAGGTATTACTGTTGAAGAAATCCTTAGCCTCGCAGAATTTAAAAATGTTAAGGTGGTCGGCGGAAGGCAAGGTTTAGGCCGTGTTGTTACCAACGTAAACGTTATGGAAGTCCCCGATATACTAGACTGGATCCGGGAAGGGGATCTTCTCCTAACAACGGGCTATGCCATCCGAGATGATCTTAAAGCCCAGCGGGAACTGGTGCCTAAACTTGCCGCTAAGGGCTTGGCAGCTTTAGCCTTTAAACCAAAGCGGTATATTGATACGGTACCCTCCTATATGGTAGAGGCAGCTAACAGTTGCGGTTTGCCTCTTTTAGAATTACCGTATGAAGTTAGCTTTTCGGACCTCATGTCAGCTGTCTTAGCTCAAATCGTTAACCGCCAGGCTCGGTTCTTAAGGAGGAGCATGGGTGTCCACCGGCAATTTGCGAATCTAATTTTAGAAGGCGGCTCTCTAAAACAGATGGGGAATGCTTTGGCTAAACTTCTTAAGGCGGTGGTACTAGTAGAGGACACTTTAAACTTACGGCGGGAACTCGCAGGGCTAAATTGGGCTAAAGGAACGGAAACCTTAGCCTTAGCTCTCTTAGAAAGGCCGACGGAGCTCTCAGTTACGGAAACTTTGAGGGATAAAATAGAAGGTCCAGTAATGACTTTCCAGCGGGAACGGGTAGAAGCGGAGGGCTACCAGGCAGAGCTAATAAGGATACCTTTGGTAGTGGGAAATGAGCATTATGGATGTATAAAAGCACTTAAGTTCGACGATAGTTTTTCTTTTCTAGACCTTTTGAACTTAGAACGGGTATGCTTTTTTATAGCCCTGGATGTAATCCGCTGCCATGGTATTGCCCAGGTAGAGCAAAAATATAAAACAGAGTTTTTGGATCAGTTGCTTATGAGTGAGAATATCTCTGATGAGGCTACTTTCATCGCCCGCGGTAGAACCTTTGGCTGGGACCTTACTCTGGAATATATAGTTTTATTACTTAATGTATTGCCCGTAAAGAAAATGAAAGATCTGACCCAAAATGAGAGAATATCCCAGCTAGTAAAAAGCCAGGCGATTACTTTAATTGATGACTTTTGCCGGAGGAATAGTTTAAAGCATATTTTAACTAGCCATTCTTCGGGTATCCTTCTTGGCCTTCACCCTCAAGGTGCGGGCCAAGGGGAGAGTATCTCCTGGACACAAGAGATGGTTAAGAAGTTACGTCAAAACCTCTCCCGTTGGTCAGTTACCATTGGCATAGGTCGGCCGGGCAAGGGTATAGCTGGGCTTAAGAGAAGCTACTACGAGGCCCGGATAGCCTTGGAACTGGGACAGATTATATTTGGACCAGGTCAAGATATCTATTACGATAACCTGGGGATTTACGGGCTTCTTCTTGGCCAAGCGGGACCAGAGGAGCAAAAGCGTTTCGCCTTAAGAATCATGGGCCCGCTGTACGAATATGATACCTTTAAAGGTGGGGAACTTCTAAAGACCTTAGAAGTATATATCCAGACAAATTGCAACATTAAACGTACTGCAGAGCTCTTATTTACCCATTATAATACCGTTCTATATAGGTTAACTAAAATTAAGCAGATCACCGGCTTTGATCCGGATGATCCCGAACAAAGGCTTACTTTGCAAGCAGCCTTGAGGTTGTTCAAGATATTTAATAAATAA
- a CDS encoding HAD family hydrolase: MLQIQLPHQAIEIKHIVLDFNGTLALDGVLLPGVKERLQDLGKFAELHVFTADTFGSAARECAGLPVKMVRVNAREGGADKARLVKELGAQHTAAVGNGHNDALMFKEAALSLLVLGEEGAAMSALMAAHIVFPSIIAALDFLLKPQRAVATLRP; this comes from the coding sequence ATGCTTCAAATTCAGTTGCCCCACCAGGCTATCGAGATTAAGCATATTGTACTAGATTTCAATGGGACCCTGGCCCTGGATGGGGTTTTGTTGCCGGGGGTCAAGGAAAGGCTTCAAGATTTAGGGAAGTTCGCCGAACTCCACGTCTTTACTGCTGATACCTTTGGTAGCGCTGCCCGAGAGTGTGCTGGCCTTCCTGTGAAGATGGTCCGGGTGAATGCACGAGAGGGCGGGGCGGACAAGGCTAGGCTAGTGAAGGAACTAGGGGCTCAGCATACGGCTGCTGTGGGCAACGGTCATAATGATGCGCTTATGTTTAAGGAAGCGGCTTTAAGCTTACTGGTACTAGGGGAAGAAGGTGCAGCTATGAGCGCCCTTATGGCTGCCCATATAGTGTTCCCCAGTATTATCGCTGCCTTGGATTTCTTGCTTAAGCCTCAAAGGGCTGTGGCCACCCTAAGACCCTAG
- a CDS encoding DUF2877 domain-containing protein produces MPVVRRGKYFSLLLEGKQPFYIHSVFDRAINLVSDGAFLALLPQERGGGEGYATIAISRGISFTGLGLFPGYQVEAEDGYRVRLAPKVLVDFSLSLPWESPLKGIKAPLYIKEENLRLLQAALEGSTVPSPFKLVLAGSKNELILLIHKLRTSLLLQDPEGLEEALKGLIGWGPGLTPSGDDLILGLSLTRTIWRKAYGLQEGIWEKRVTSLLGRTLPLSAFFLKEALQGRGHEFIEKVLACVLGKTPREMGEAVEELLGVGGSSGFDMALGVYLSLEWQRRDNWCLNG; encoded by the coding sequence TTGCCAGTTGTTCGCCGAGGAAAATATTTTTCCCTACTCCTAGAAGGTAAACAACCCTTTTATATTCATAGCGTATTTGACCGGGCTATAAACCTGGTGAGCGACGGAGCTTTTCTTGCGCTATTACCCCAGGAGCGAGGTGGCGGGGAAGGTTACGCCACTATAGCTATATCCCGGGGCATTTCCTTTACCGGCTTGGGCCTTTTTCCAGGTTACCAGGTGGAGGCAGAAGATGGATACCGGGTAAGGCTCGCCCCTAAAGTTTTAGTTGACTTTAGCCTTAGCCTCCCCTGGGAAAGTCCCTTAAAGGGAATTAAGGCGCCTTTATATATAAAGGAAGAAAACTTAAGGTTATTGCAGGCGGCCTTAGAGGGGAGTACGGTGCCTTCGCCCTTTAAATTAGTATTGGCGGGAAGTAAAAATGAGCTGATACTGTTAATACACAAATTAAGGACCTCTCTATTGCTGCAAGATCCCGAGGGGCTAGAAGAAGCCTTAAAGGGGTTAATAGGATGGGGTCCTGGACTTACGCCCAGCGGAGATGATTTAATTTTGGGCTTAAGCCTTACCCGGACCATCTGGCGAAAAGCTTATGGGTTGCAGGAAGGAATATGGGAAAAGAGGGTGACTTCTTTATTGGGACGCACCTTGCCCTTAAGCGCTTTTTTTCTAAAGGAGGCCCTGCAAGGCCGGGGACACGAATTTATTGAAAAGGTTCTGGCCTGCGTCTTGGGAAAAACTCCCAGGGAGATGGGGGAAGCAGTAGAAGAGCTTCTGGGGGTGGGAGGAAGTTCAGGCTTTGATATGGCCTTAGGAGTGTACTTAAGCCTTGAGTGGCAGAGGAGGGATAACTGGTGTTTAAACGGATAA
- a CDS encoding DUF1116 domain-containing protein, giving the protein MAYLANWPPALKVVNLGSEVFARSMREQGATVYQVRWEPPARGKVELIKILDRLIGREDIEEANRQALERYHAAQPVLIGIGKAGEVIPGFKERMLLHAGPPITWDRMSGPLRGAIIGAILFEGWAKTPQEAERLAAREIEYSPCHEHSSVGPMAGVVSPSMPVFIVENKTHGNRAYCTLNEGLGKVLRYGAYSPEVLERLKWMGDVLAPVLGKAIKLAGGVDLKSLIAQALHMGDEVHNRNKAATSLFMRTIAPYILETGYPLSDLRRVLEFINGNDHFFLNLSMPAAKAMLEAAHGIPKSTIVTVMSRNGTEFGIKVSGLGDRWFTGPAQKVKGLYFPGFTEEDANPDIGDSAITETAGLGGFAMAAAIPIVQFVGGTPEDALEFSRKMYSITAGENRFFTIPVLGFRGTATGIDIRKVIETGILPQINTGIAHKDPGIGQVGAGLVNPPWECFEKALLAFAEQYT; this is encoded by the coding sequence ATGGCATACCTGGCCAACTGGCCGCCGGCGCTTAAAGTGGTCAACCTAGGAAGTGAAGTATTTGCCAGGTCTATGCGTGAACAGGGAGCGACTGTCTATCAAGTTAGGTGGGAGCCACCGGCGCGGGGCAAGGTGGAACTTATCAAGATTTTAGATAGGCTAATTGGACGGGAGGATATCGAGGAGGCTAACCGGCAGGCCTTAGAGCGTTACCATGCCGCCCAGCCGGTGCTTATAGGGATCGGTAAAGCAGGAGAGGTTATACCAGGCTTTAAGGAGCGTATGCTCCTCCATGCAGGACCCCCCATAACCTGGGATAGGATGTCAGGGCCTTTGAGGGGAGCCATAATAGGGGCGATCCTCTTTGAAGGATGGGCTAAAACTCCGCAGGAAGCGGAAAGGCTGGCTGCTAGGGAGATAGAATATTCGCCCTGCCATGAGCATTCTAGTGTCGGTCCTATGGCCGGTGTGGTCTCACCTTCCATGCCGGTGTTTATAGTGGAAAATAAGACCCATGGCAATCGGGCCTATTGTACCTTAAATGAGGGCTTAGGGAAGGTTCTCCGCTATGGGGCCTATAGTCCTGAGGTTTTGGAAAGATTAAAATGGATGGGTGATGTTCTAGCCCCTGTGCTCGGGAAAGCCATAAAGCTTGCTGGGGGGGTGGACCTAAAATCCCTTATCGCCCAGGCCCTGCATATGGGGGATGAAGTGCATAACCGTAATAAAGCGGCCACCTCTTTGTTTATGCGGACCATCGCTCCTTATATTTTAGAGACGGGTTATCCCCTCTCCGATCTCCGGCGGGTTCTGGAATTTATTAACGGGAATGACCACTTTTTCCTTAATCTTTCCATGCCAGCAGCCAAAGCTATGCTGGAGGCGGCCCATGGGATCCCTAAGAGCACCATAGTCACGGTCATGTCCCGCAACGGTACAGAATTCGGGATCAAGGTAAGCGGGTTGGGTGACCGGTGGTTTACTGGGCCTGCCCAAAAGGTTAAGGGGCTGTATTTCCCCGGGTTCACCGAGGAGGATGCTAACCCTGACATAGGAGATTCTGCCATTACGGAAACTGCGGGTTTGGGTGGATTCGCCATGGCCGCGGCCATTCCTATAGTACAGTTTGTAGGCGGTACCCCAGAAGATGCCCTTGAGTTTTCCCGCAAGATGTACAGTATCACGGCAGGGGAAAACAGGTTCTTTACCATCCCTGTATTAGGCTTCCGGGGTACGGCCACCGGGATAGATATACGCAAGGTGATAGAGACGGGTATTCTACCGCAGATCAATACCGGGATCGCCCATAAAGACCCGGGTATAGGCCAGGTGGGTGCTGGACTAGTCAATCCGCCCTGGGAATGTTTTGAGAAGGCCTTGTTGGCTTTTGCTGAACAGTACACTTAA
- the arcC gene encoding carbamate kinase produces the protein MENKMQTVVLALGGNAITRVGERGTFPEQLKNIAKVAESIAELVIAGYRVLITHGNGPQVGNLLIKNELAKDVVPPMPLDVCVANTQGSLGYGIQQQLRNVLLEKGCEKEIVTFVTQVVVDPHDPAFYNPTKPVGPFYTAEEARQMEKTRGYRMVEDSGRGWRRVVPSPRPLAIVERKAIRKALEEGFVVIAAGGGGIPVVQDEKGHLKGVEGVIDKDLAAARLASDIGADVLLMLTSVRKVIINFGRPGQKELDCMTVEEAKRYFKEGHFPPGSMGPKVEAAITFLEQGGQKAIIGLLEEAREALQGQAGTAIVH, from the coding sequence GTGGAAAATAAAATGCAGACGGTGGTACTGGCGCTAGGGGGGAACGCCATAACCAGGGTAGGAGAGCGGGGCACCTTTCCTGAACAACTTAAGAATATTGCTAAGGTTGCCGAATCTATAGCGGAGCTAGTAATAGCTGGGTACCGCGTCCTTATTACCCACGGCAACGGCCCTCAGGTCGGGAATCTCTTGATTAAAAATGAGCTAGCCAAGGACGTGGTCCCCCCCATGCCCTTGGATGTGTGCGTAGCTAATACACAAGGATCCCTGGGTTACGGGATTCAGCAGCAGTTAAGGAATGTACTTCTAGAGAAGGGATGCGAGAAGGAAATAGTAACTTTCGTTACCCAGGTGGTAGTAGATCCTCACGATCCTGCCTTTTATAATCCTACCAAGCCTGTGGGGCCGTTTTATACAGCTGAGGAAGCTCGCCAGATGGAAAAAACTAGAGGGTACCGTATGGTAGAGGATAGCGGACGCGGGTGGCGGCGTGTAGTTCCTTCTCCCCGGCCTTTAGCCATTGTGGAAAGGAAGGCCATCCGCAAGGCGCTGGAGGAAGGTTTTGTAGTGATAGCAGCTGGCGGAGGAGGGATACCTGTAGTACAGGATGAGAAAGGGCATCTTAAGGGGGTAGAAGGGGTCATCGATAAAGATTTAGCAGCAGCCAGGCTAGCCAGCGATATCGGGGCCGATGTATTGCTGATGCTGACCAGCGTTAGGAAGGTAATTATTAACTTTGGGAGGCCCGGGCAAAAGGAGCTTGACTGCATGACCGTAGAGGAAGCAAAGCGGTACTTTAAGGAGGGGCATTTTCCACCAGGAAGCATGGGCCCTAAAGTAGAGGCGGCTATTACTTTCCTTGAGCAAGGAGGCCAGAAGGCGATTATAGGTCTCCTGGAAGAAGCCCGGGAAGCTCTGCAGGGGCAGGCAGGGACAGCTATTGTGCACTGA